The genomic interval TCATGACGCTGGACAAGTTAATCATAGCCACAAGCAACGAGGGGAAATTCAGGGAGTTCCGGGAAATCGTGGGGGATTTCGCGCGCGAGGTTGTGTTTGCGCCGGAAGTCGGGAAGCTGGTTGTTGAGGAGACCGGCAAGACCTACAGGGAAAACGCGATGCTGAAGGCCTGTGCTTGGGCGGAGAAATCAGGGGTAGCGTGCCTTGCGGACGACAGCGGGCTCGAGGTTGAAGCTCTCGACGGTGCACCCGGGCTGTTCTCTGCGCGGATAATTCACGGCTCTGACACCGACAAAGTCTCGTGGCTTCTCTCACAGCTCGCGGACAAAGACAACCGGCGGGCAAGGTTCGCGGCTTCCCTCGCGCTCTGCGTTCCGAACAAGTACACGCTGATCACAGAGGGATACTGTTACGGGACAATAGCAGACTTTCCGCGCGGCTCTAACGGTTTCGGGTATGACCCTGTGTTTGTCCCTGACGGTTACGCTCTCACCTTTGCGGAGCTCGATGCACGCACAAAGAACACAATCTCTCACCGCACAAACGCTTTCAGGAAGATATATGCTCACTTCATGTGATGATGTCCTCTTCGGCAGGCTCAGGATTCTTCAGCCGCAGGCCGGGCCGAGAGTCAGCCTAGACACTATTCTGCTGTATTCGTGGGTAAAATTCAGGTCAGGACGCTTCCGTTATCTCGAGGCGGGATGTGCGACGGGAGCAATCTCGCTTCTTCTCGCGGAAAAGTTTCGGAACATCAGCGTTGTAGGCGTGGAGATTCAGGGAGAGCTTGCGGAGCTGGCCAAGACCAACGCGGAGAATAACGGCCTCGCCGACAGGGTGAACTTCATTGCCGGAGACATTCGGGACAAAGAGCTGTTGCCGCGCGAACACTTTGACGTTATGGTCATCAATCCCCCCTACGAATCGCAGAGCAGAGGACGAACGAGCCCTGAGCCTTCACGTTCAGCGGCGCGTCATGAGCTGACCTGCACGCCTGAGGATGTTTCGGAGGCGGCTTCGCGTCTTCTCAGGAGCAGGGGAAGAGTATTCAGCATTTTCACGTGCGCACGGCTGGCTGTGTTCGTTAATGCCCTGACTGCGCGCAGAATTACTCCCAAGCGGATACGGTTCGTTCACCCTAAGGCCGGAAGCGACGCGGGAGTTTTTCTGCTCGAGAGCGTGAAGGACGGAGGAGAGGGGCTGTCCGTTCTGCCTCCGCTGTACGTCAGGGGCATTGACGGAGAATACACGCCGGAAGTTCTCAGGGCGTACGATTAAGGAGGAACAATGTACGAGATTTTAGCGTTCGGAACACAATACTTCATCTGGAAGAAACTCACTGAAGCAGGCATCAGCAAAACCGCAAAACGGCTCTTCGTTGCGTGGGGGACGTTCTGGATCTTGGCCGGAATCGTCGCGGGCTTTGATTACGGTTATGCGGAGTATGACATTCTGCCCGGAAGGCTCACCGAGATTCTCCGTGCACTGTCCCTCACGTGGACAATCATAACCGTGCTTGCGTTCGGTTCGTTCATGCTGGTGTACGTGCTATCGCGCTTCAAGCCCTTCACGCGCAGGAAGGTGCTCGTCGCGTCTGTGCTGTCTGTGTTGCTGACGCTGTACTGCATGTTCGAGGCGTATTACGTTACCCCGCGATATGTCGAGGTACGCTCGCCGAAGCTCCCGGTTGAGCGTCTGCGTCTGGTGTACGTGTCTGATGCTCACATAGGCGGCTTGTCCACACACTGGCACTTTGCGCGGGTAATGCGTCTCGTCGAGGAGGCCAAGCCTGACATCCTTGCACTGACCGGCGACATCATCGACGGAGTTATGACGTACCGAGAGCGCGAGCTGGAGATGCTCTCACACGCGGCCAAGACTGCACGTTACGGAGCTTTTGCGGTCAACGGTAACCACGAATACTACTGGCTGTTAGACGAGGACTGCGAGCAGATAATCAGAGACTGCGGATATACTCTCCTCATCAACGAACGCGCAGAGTGTCAGGGCATCACAATCATAAGCCTCGACGACGACAAAAACGGCTGGCTGAAGCCCTACCTCTTGCCGGAAGACAGTGAACGTTTCGTGCTGGTCATGAAGCACAGGCCTGGCTTGCCGTTCGACGCAGAAGGAAGGTTTGACCTGCAGATTTCCGGGCACACTCACGGCGGGCAGTTCTGGCCTCTGGGGTACTTCAAGAGCATGGCACAGGACAGCACGCAAGGTCTCTCGCAGAAGGCCGGAGGTTATGTCTACGTCAGCAACGGAGCGGGCTTCAACGGCGCGATGATGAGGCTGTTCACTCCCCCCGAAATCACAGTGATAGACCTCGTGAAGGAATAATGCTCACCCTCGTACCAACACCCATCGGCAACCTCGAGGACATTACGATTCGTGCATTGAGAGTTCTTCGCGAGGCCGACATCATTGCCTGCGAGGACACACGGACTTCAAGCGTACTCCTGAAACATTACGGCATCAGCAAGCCCCTGACCTCCTTCCACCTACACAACGAGAACGACAAAGCCCCCCAGCTCCTAGAACGCTTGCGAGCGGGCGAGAACATCGCGGTAATCTCCGACGCAGGAACACCGGGCATCTCTGACCCGGGCTGGATACTCCTGAAACTTGCTCAGGACGAGGGACTTGATGTTGACGTTCTGCCCGGCCCGACCGCACTTGTCCCAGCAGTAATAATGTCGGGGCTCAGCCCTCAGCCGTTCATGTTCGTCGGCTTCCCGCCCGAGAAACAGGGAGAACGCGAGAGGTTCTTCTCCGGCATCAGAGAGGCAAAGTGCACGCTGTGTTTCTACCTTTCGCCGCACAAGGCAGAGAGGCACATCTCCTCGATGCTTGAGGTTTTCGGGAACAGGAAGGCAGCACTTGTCCGCGAGGTCAGCAAAGTGTTTCAGGAGGTCATACGTTCGGATTTAGCTGGGTTGATGGAAAAGGTCATGAATGGCGTGAAGGGCGAGCTTGTGCTTGTGGTTAAGGGAATGACGGAGGAGGACGGCGACGCGTGGAAGGCGGAGGCAGAGAGAATGTCCCGTGAGGGAATGAGCGTGAAGGATATAGTTACTGCGCTTGCAGGCGTGCCCAAAAATGAGGTCAAGAGATACTTACTTAGTCTCTGAGAGTGTAAAATATACCACATTCATAATTGAGGAGGATAATCAGATTTTGGAACAAGAGAAGATTTACTCTGTCGACGTGGGCGACTCACAGCTCGTCTTCAGGACAGGGAAGCTCGCCAAGCAGGCAAACGGTGCAGTTCTTGCATCGCACGGCTCTACAGTGATGTTAAGTACGGCGTGTATGACGGATGAGGTCAGGACGGGAATAGATTTCTTTCCGCTGGTTGTGGATTATGAGGAGAAATATTATTCGGCAGGGAAAATTCCGGGAGGGTTCATCAAGAGGGAAGGCAAGCCCGCAGAATCAGCAATCTTAGGCTCGCGCGTTACGGACAGGGCAATACGTTCGCTGTTTGCTGACGACATGCGCAATGATGTCCACGTCGTCAACACAGTTCTTGCGGTAGACCAGATATACCCGCCCAACATTCTCGGCATCAACGGAGCAAGTGCCGCACTCGCAATCTCCGGCATCCCTTGGGGCGGGCCGGTCGGTGCAGTGAGGATAGGGCTCATCGGCGGCAACCTTGTCGTCAACCCCACAGAGAAGCAGATACTCAGCTCAATGCTTAATCTTGTTGTTGCTGGTCATGAGGACGGCATAACGATGGTAGAGTCCGGCTCGTACGAAGTCTCTGAAGAACTGCTCGTTGACGCTCTCGAACTTGCGCACTCGGAGATACGGAAGATTATCGCTGTCCTGAAGAGGATGAAGGAGGAAGTCGGCAAGCCGGAGATAGCTGTCCCTATGCCGGAGAGAATCCCTGAGATTGAGGACTGGATACGCGGAAACCTTGACGGCAAAGTAGACGAGGCAGTACGCATTCACGAGAAGAAGCCGCGCGAGAAGAAGATTAACGAGGTCAAGGCAGATGCGGCGGAACATTTCGCGGAGCTTCTTAGGGACGAGCCGGAAAAGGCAGAGTACATCAACGCCTACATAGACAGCCGTGTGAAAGACATAATGCGCGGAATAATCATCAACGAACACATACGCGTTGACGGCCGCAAGATGGATCAGATACGCCCGATAAGTTGCGAGACAGACATACTCCCGAGAGTTCACGGGTCAGCACTGTTCACGAGGGGCGAGACTCAGTCATTAGCGGTTACGACGCTCGGAATGATAGGCGAGGACGATCAGATACTTGACGGCATAAAGCTCAACGAACCCGCAAAACGTTTCCTCCTGCACTACAATTTTCCCCCTTACTCAGTCGGTGAAGTCAGGCCTATGCGCGGACCAGGAAGGCGCGAAATCGGGCACGGAGCATTAGCAGAGAGAGCATTATTGCCGGTCATTCCCAGTGAAGAGGAGTTCCCATACGTGATAAGGGTTGTGTCTGACATTCTGGAGTCGAACGGCTCAAGCTCTCAGGCCTCAATCTGCGGAGGTTCGCTCTCGATGATGAATGCCGGCGTGCCCATAAGATGCCACGTTGCGGGAATAGCGATGGGTCTCATTAAGGAAGGCGACAAGGTACAGATTCTGACGGACATTCAGGGGCTCGAAGACCATTATGGCGATATGGACTTCAAGGTAGCAGGGACGCGTGCGGGAGTTACGGCACTGCAGATGGACAACAAGGCCGGAGGAATCACGCGCGAAATTCTGGAACAGGCACTGGCTCAGGCCAAGAAGGCGCGCTTCCAGATTCTGGAGAAGATGGAGGCCGCAATCCCAGTACCTAACCCCGTCTCGCCGAACGCACCGCGAATAATCTCGTTCGAGATTGACCCCGACAAGATACGCGAAGTCATAGGGAGCGGCGGAAAGGTTGTCCGCAGCATAACCCAGCGCACCGGCGTGAAGATGAACATTGAGGACAACGGCCTGATCTCGATCTCCGGGCCTACGATGGCTCAGGTTGAGGACGCTCGCGCAATCGTAATGTCCTTGACGCACGAGCTTGCGGCGGGTGAAGTGTACTTAGGGACAGTAACGCGGATGATTAACTTCGGCGCGTTCGTTGAGTGTCTGCCCGGCAAGGAAGGCCTGTTGCACATCAGCGAAGTTTCGACGCACAGGCTGCCGCACATTGAGGATGCCTTCAAGCCCGGCGACAAAGTGTTAGTGATGGTGAAGGAGATTGACGATCAGGGACGTGTAAACCTCACGCGCAGAAGAGTTCTCGCCAACGAGGAGAAAGTCCGCGCGGCTGGCTTGGCCTACGCTCTTCCTGACGAACGCGAACGCGACAACCTCATTGCGACGCTGGCTTCACGTGAACGCGGCTACGGCACCTTCTCGATGCGCGACAGGGTAGACAGCTTCAGCGGAAGGGGCGGCTACTCCTCAGGACGCGGCGGAAGAGGAAGCGACTTCGGCTTTGGGCGCGAAACCTACGACAGGAGCGGACGGCGCAATGACCGCAGGAGGGACTATTAACGATGCCTCAGGAAGAAATCACCGTAAAGATTCAGCGTGAGGCGAACACGATAGAGATTCCCAAGTACGCAACGCCGGGAAGCGCAGGGGTAGACCTGTGCTCAATGAAGTACTGCATAATCAAGCCCGGCGAACTCGCGATGATTCCGACGGGAATACGCCTCGAGATTCCCGAAGGCTACGAGGGGCAGATTCGGCCGAGAAGCGGACTTGCCCTCAACAGCAGAATCATCATCCCAAACGCTCCGGGCACGATTGACTCGGACTATCGGGGCGAAATCATGATCATGCTCCTGAACATGGGCACAGAACCCTTCAGCTTGTCGTTCGGAGACAGGATCGCGCAGTTAGTGTTTGTGCCTGTGGCTCGCGCGAAGTTCGAGCCGGTCAAGGAACTCAGCCCTTCGAAGAGGGGAACTGGCGGCTTTGGCAGTACAGGCATAAGATAGACAAGGAGGAATTGTCATGAAGAAACTTTTAGCGTTAGTGCTGCTTCTGGCAGCTGTGTGTGCTCCGGCGTTCGGAGCAGTCCCGGACAAGAACATCGTTATTCTCTACACCAACGATGTACATTGCGGGGTTGATGACGCGATCGGCTATGCTGGGCTCGAGTACTACAAGCACGAGATGGAGAAGCTCACTCCGTACGTTACGCTTGTAGATGCTGGAGACTGGGCGCAGGGCGCGACAATGGGCATGATTTCGCAGGGAAGGTACATCTTCGAGATAATGAACGCGATGAACTATGAAGTTGCTGTTCCCGGAAATCACGAGTTCGATTACGGCTGGAGCCAGTTCGAGAATTTCGCCAAGAACCTGAAGTGCGGCTTCATCTCAGCGAACCTCAGAGACCTCCGCACCGGCGAGCTCGTCTTCAAGCCCTACAAGATGTTCACGTACGGAGATGTGAAGGTTGCGTTTGTCGGAGCGAGCACACCCGAGAGCATCACGAAATCAACACCGTCATACTTTATGGATGATTCAGGGAAATACATCTACGACTTTGACGGCGAAGCTACCGGCGAGAAGCTCATTGCCTCGATTCAGAAGGCAGTTGACGACGCAAGGGCTGATGGCGCGGATTACGTTATCGTTGTCGGTCATCTCGGAGAGTACGAGGACGTTACGGAAGTCTGGGCAGTTCCCTATATTGCTCCCAGAACGCGCGGAATTGATGTGTTCATCGACGGACATTCGCACGAAGTTACGCCCGCGCTGGTCTTCAAGAACGCTGACGGCAAAGATGTTGTAGTTACGCAGACGGGCACGAAGCTCCACAACATCGGCAAGGTAACCATCACGACGGACGGAGCTGTGAAGACCGAGCTTGTCTCTGAAGTCGAAGGCAGGGACGAGAAGATTACGGCGTTAATCGCGGACATCAAGGCACGTTTTGAGGACACGCTGCGCCAGCACCTGAGCTTCACGAGCTTTGACCTCCGCGCAATGGACGACGCGGGAGAATGGGTAATCAGGAACGCGGAGAACGGACTGTGCGACCTCGCGACTGATGCGATGCTGTATTCTGCCCGCGAAACAGAGACAGGACGCGCTGATGTAGCACTCTTCAACGGCGGCGGCCTCCGTGCAAACATCAAGGCCGGAGAAATCACCTTCAGCGACGCTCTGTCGGTAATGCCCTTCAACAACACGGTGTGCATCGTCGAGGTCAGCGGACAGACCCTTCTTGACGAGCTTGAACACGGCGTGCGCCTCATGCCCAACAGGAACGGCGGATTCCTTCACGTTGCGGGAATGACCTACAAGGTTGACACGAGCATTCCGTCTCCCGTGAAGGTTGACGACAGAAATATACTCATCGGCATTGAGGGAGAACGCAGGGTGAAGGACGCGAAGATTAACGGCGAACCTGTTGACCCGGAGAAGCTGTATAAGGTTGTATCGATAAGCTACGTGCTTACGGCTTTGGGAGACGGGCACGTCTTCAAGGGAGCGCGTCTGGTTGAGCCGGACTACGCAACAGCCAGCGATGTCTTCGCGCGGTACATCAAGAGCTTCGAGAGAATCCCGGAGAGATATGCTGAGGGACAGGGCAGAATGACGGTAATAAAGTAGAACTTTACGAGCCCCCTTGCCTTTGGGTGAGGGGGAATTTTTTTGCTGTTGTATAATACGCAACATTTCAACAATTTACGGAGAAAGCTAATCATGAAGAAAGTATTTATTGACGGTTACGCGGGAACTACAGGCCTCAAGATCTATGAGAGGTTATCTTCTCGCAGGGACATCCAGCTTCTCACGCTCACTGAGGAGACGCGCAAGGACATCAGCGCGCGCCGCGATGCACTGAACACTGCGGACATAGCGTTCTTGTGCCTGCCGGACGATGCCGCGAAAGAGTCGGTGTCCCTCGTCGAGAACCCCAGCACTGCCATCATCGACACATCGACGGCTCACAGGGTGAATCCTTCGTGGGTGTACGGCCTCCCTGAGCTCAAGGGACAGCGTGAGAAGATTGCGGCCTCGAAGAGAATCGCGAATCCGGGCTGTCATGCTACGGGGTTCATCGTGCTCGTCGCTCCTCTGGTTCAGGCGGGGATAATCGGTGAAGATGCTCTGCTGTCGTGCTTCTCATTGACGGGTTACAGCGGCGGCGGCAAGAAGATGATTGCGCAGTACGAGGGCGAAGGCAGAGACGCGCTGCTTGACGCGCCGAGACAGTACGGCATTACGCAGAAGCACAAGCACCTTCCCGAGATGGCGGGAGTCTGCGGACTGAAGAACGCGCCGGTGTTCTGCCCGATAG from Synergistaceae bacterium carries:
- the dut gene encoding dUTP diphosphatase — its product is MPQEEITVKIQREANTIEIPKYATPGSAGVDLCSMKYCIIKPGELAMIPTGIRLEIPEGYEGQIRPRSGLALNSRIIIPNAPGTIDSDYRGEIMIMLLNMGTEPFSLSFGDRIAQLVFVPVARAKFEPVKELSPSKRGTGGFGSTGIR
- the rdgB gene encoding RdgB/HAM1 family non-canonical purine NTP pyrophosphatase yields the protein MTLDKLIIATSNEGKFREFREIVGDFAREVVFAPEVGKLVVEETGKTYRENAMLKACAWAEKSGVACLADDSGLEVEALDGAPGLFSARIIHGSDTDKVSWLLSQLADKDNRRARFAASLALCVPNKYTLITEGYCYGTIADFPRGSNGFGYDPVFVPDGYALTFAELDARTKNTISHRTNAFRKIYAHFM
- a CDS encoding polyribonucleotide nucleotidyltransferase, whose protein sequence is MRSRDTYLVSESVKYTTFIIEEDNQILEQEKIYSVDVGDSQLVFRTGKLAKQANGAVLASHGSTVMLSTACMTDEVRTGIDFFPLVVDYEEKYYSAGKIPGGFIKREGKPAESAILGSRVTDRAIRSLFADDMRNDVHVVNTVLAVDQIYPPNILGINGASAALAISGIPWGGPVGAVRIGLIGGNLVVNPTEKQILSSMLNLVVAGHEDGITMVESGSYEVSEELLVDALELAHSEIRKIIAVLKRMKEEVGKPEIAVPMPERIPEIEDWIRGNLDGKVDEAVRIHEKKPREKKINEVKADAAEHFAELLRDEPEKAEYINAYIDSRVKDIMRGIIINEHIRVDGRKMDQIRPISCETDILPRVHGSALFTRGETQSLAVTTLGMIGEDDQILDGIKLNEPAKRFLLHYNFPPYSVGEVRPMRGPGRREIGHGALAERALLPVIPSEEEFPYVIRVVSDILESNGSSSQASICGGSLSMMNAGVPIRCHVAGIAMGLIKEGDKVQILTDIQGLEDHYGDMDFKVAGTRAGVTALQMDNKAGGITREILEQALAQAKKARFQILEKMEAAIPVPNPVSPNAPRIISFEIDPDKIREVIGSGGKVVRSITQRTGVKMNIEDNGLISISGPTMAQVEDARAIVMSLTHELAAGEVYLGTVTRMINFGAFVECLPGKEGLLHISEVSTHRLPHIEDAFKPGDKVLVMVKEIDDQGRVNLTRRRVLANEEKVRAAGLAYALPDERERDNLIATLASRERGYGTFSMRDRVDSFSGRGGYSSGRGGRGSDFGFGRETYDRSGRRNDRRRDY
- a CDS encoding metallophosphoesterase, whose amino-acid sequence is MYEILAFGTQYFIWKKLTEAGISKTAKRLFVAWGTFWILAGIVAGFDYGYAEYDILPGRLTEILRALSLTWTIITVLAFGSFMLVYVLSRFKPFTRRKVLVASVLSVLLTLYCMFEAYYVTPRYVEVRSPKLPVERLRLVYVSDAHIGGLSTHWHFARVMRLVEEAKPDILALTGDIIDGVMTYRERELEMLSHAAKTARYGAFAVNGNHEYYWLLDEDCEQIIRDCGYTLLINERAECQGITIISLDDDKNGWLKPYLLPEDSERFVLVMKHRPGLPFDAEGRFDLQISGHTHGGQFWPLGYFKSMAQDSTQGLSQKAGGYVYVSNGAGFNGAMMRLFTPPEITVIDLVKE
- a CDS encoding bifunctional metallophosphatase/5'-nucleotidase, whose translation is MKKLLALVLLLAAVCAPAFGAVPDKNIVILYTNDVHCGVDDAIGYAGLEYYKHEMEKLTPYVTLVDAGDWAQGATMGMISQGRYIFEIMNAMNYEVAVPGNHEFDYGWSQFENFAKNLKCGFISANLRDLRTGELVFKPYKMFTYGDVKVAFVGASTPESITKSTPSYFMDDSGKYIYDFDGEATGEKLIASIQKAVDDARADGADYVIVVGHLGEYEDVTEVWAVPYIAPRTRGIDVFIDGHSHEVTPALVFKNADGKDVVVTQTGTKLHNIGKVTITTDGAVKTELVSEVEGRDEKITALIADIKARFEDTLRQHLSFTSFDLRAMDDAGEWVIRNAENGLCDLATDAMLYSARETETGRADVALFNGGGLRANIKAGEITFSDALSVMPFNNTVCIVEVSGQTLLDELEHGVRLMPNRNGGFLHVAGMTYKVDTSIPSPVKVDDRNILIGIEGERRVKDAKINGEPVDPEKLYKVVSISYVLTALGDGHVFKGARLVEPDYATASDVFARYIKSFERIPERYAEGQGRMTVIK
- the rsmI gene encoding 16S rRNA (cytidine(1402)-2'-O)-methyltransferase; amino-acid sequence: MMLTLVPTPIGNLEDITIRALRVLREADIIACEDTRTSSVLLKHYGISKPLTSFHLHNENDKAPQLLERLRAGENIAVISDAGTPGISDPGWILLKLAQDEGLDVDVLPGPTALVPAVIMSGLSPQPFMFVGFPPEKQGERERFFSGIREAKCTLCFYLSPHKAERHISSMLEVFGNRKAALVREVSKVFQEVIRSDLAGLMEKVMNGVKGELVLVVKGMTEEDGDAWKAEAERMSREGMSVKDIVTALAGVPKNEVKRYLLSL
- a CDS encoding methyltransferase domain-containing protein: MLTSCDDVLFGRLRILQPQAGPRVSLDTILLYSWVKFRSGRFRYLEAGCATGAISLLLAEKFRNISVVGVEIQGELAELAKTNAENNGLADRVNFIAGDIRDKELLPREHFDVMVINPPYESQSRGRTSPEPSRSAARHELTCTPEDVSEAASRLLRSRGRVFSIFTCARLAVFVNALTARRITPKRIRFVHPKAGSDAGVFLLESVKDGGEGLSVLPPLYVRGIDGEYTPEVLRAYD
- the argC gene encoding N-acetyl-gamma-glutamyl-phosphate reductase, which translates into the protein MMKKVFIDGYAGTTGLKIYERLSSRRDIQLLTLTEETRKDISARRDALNTADIAFLCLPDDAAKESVSLVENPSTAIIDTSTAHRVNPSWVYGLPELKGQREKIAASKRIANPGCHATGFIVLVAPLVQAGIIGEDALLSCFSLTGYSGGGKKMIAQYEGEGRDALLDAPRQYGITQKHKHLPEMAGVCGLKNAPVFCPIVADYFAGMEVTVPLHNVSLKSLKDCYREYYGAGVVRFTEEDAFSEGGFMSAGAFAGRDDLEITVQGNDERALLVSRFDNLGKGASGAAIQNMNILLGIDETAGLNV